The genome window CGACGAGCGCGTCGAGATCCGCGGCTTCGGAAGCTTCGTCAACAAACACTACGACGCCTACGTGGGCCGCAACCCCAAGACCGGGGAGAAGATCCACGTCCCCGAGAAGAAGCTCCCCTTCTTCAAGGTGGGCAAGGAGCTCAGGAACCGGGTGGATTCCTGAAAGGGCCGCGTGCGGCCGCCCGAAACCTGTCGTCGTGGCCGCGTCCTTCCAGCCCGCCTGTCCCCCTCCCCCAACGTCCCGCAGAGAGCAGAGACCATGTGCGTAGCCGTGCCCGGTGAGATTCTCACCCTGGAACCCGACGGCACTGCCGTGGTGGATTTCGGCGGTACCCGGCGCACCGTCTCCCTGGCACTGGTGGAGGGGGCCGCCCCGGGCGACTACGTGGTGGTCCACGCCGGTTTCGCCCTGCACCGGGTGGATCCGGAGGAAGCCCGGGAGACCCTGGCGCTCTTCCGGTCGGTCCTCGATGAACAACCCGGCTGAAGCAGCCCGGGACCCGGAGCTGGCCTCCCGCCTCCTGGAACGGCTGCACCGTTACGCCGGTCCGCCGGTGGGGGTCATGGAGGTCTGCGGTACCCACACCGTGGCCATCGCCCGCCTGGGCCTGCGAAGCCTCCTGCCCGATGGGGTGCGCCTGCACTCCGGCCCCGGGTGCCCGGTGTGCGTGACACCGGCCCGGGTCTTCGACGAGGCCCTCGCCCTCGCCCAGGACGGCGTGACCCTTGCCACGTACGGCGACGCGGTGCGCGTTCCGGGCAGCGCCGACACCCTGGGGGAGGCGCGCAGCCGCGGTGCGGCCGTGCGGGTGGTGTACTCGGCCCTCGACGCCCTGGAGCTGGCCCGCCGCGAACCCGAACGCGAGGTCGCCTTCCTGGGGCTCGGCTTCGAGACCACTGCGCCCACGGTCGCCTGGGCAGTGAAGGCCGCTCGGGAGGAAGGCCGCTCCAATTTCTCGGTCCTCTCGGCCCACAAGGCGCTCCTGCCGGCCATGGAGGCCCTGCTCCGGGACCCGGAGGTGGCCATTGGCGCCTTCCTGTGCCCGGGCCACGCCACCATGGTGCTCGGT of Thermodesulfobacteriota bacterium contains these proteins:
- a CDS encoding HU family DNA-binding protein, coding for MNKSELVKALAEAGGLSVKAAKEAVSTVFDTLTEAILADERVEIRGFGSFVNKHYDAYVGRNPKTGEKIHVPEKKLPFFKVGKELRNRVDS
- a CDS encoding HypC/HybG/HupF family hydrogenase formation chaperone, whose protein sequence is MCVAVPGEILTLEPDGTAVVDFGGTRRTVSLALVEGAAPGDYVVVHAGFALHRVDPEEARETLALFRSVLDEQPG
- the hypD gene encoding hydrogenase formation protein HypD; this encodes MNNPAEAARDPELASRLLERLHRYAGPPVGVMEVCGTHTVAIARLGLRSLLPDGVRLHSGPGCPVCVTPARVFDEALALAQDGVTLATYGDAVRVPGSADTLGEARSRGAAVRVVYSALDALELARREPEREVAFLGLGFETTAPTVAWAVKAAREEGRSNFSVLSAHKALLPAMEALLRDPEVAIGAFLCPGHATMVLGAQAYAPLAEEYRVPCVVAGFEPNDVLVGLVRVLDQVERGEARVENVYPRAVDDAPNRAALGVLDDVFVRVGSAWRGLGELPGSGYELAEAYGQHDARRRFLAGRSFPGREPEGCRCAQVLRGVLEPRECPLFGGRCTPEHPVGACMVSSEGACGAHHRYREAGAP